gtctcaaccactggaccaccagggaagtcccaacacgtgttttaaaaaatatttttagggacttccctggtggtgcagtggttaagaatccacctgccaatgcaggggacacgggttcgatccctggtccgggaagatcccacatgctgcagagcaactaagcccgtgcaccagagcctgcaagccacaattactgagccttcatgctacaactactgaagcccatgcacctagagcccatgctgtgcaacaagagaagccaccgtaattaGAAGACTGCataccacaacgaacagtagcccctgctcgctgcaactagagaaagcctgcgtgtggcaacgaagacccaacgcagccaaaaataaattaattaattaaaaaaaaaattttttttaagatgtttggggtagaagtttattaatttatttatttttgctgtgttgggtcttcgtttctgtgcgagggctttctctagttgtggcaggtgggggccactcttcattgcggtgcacgggcctctcactatcacggcctctcttgttgcggagcacaggctccagacacgcaggcttagtagttgtggctcatgggcctagttgctctgcggcatgtgggatcctctcagaccagggctcgaacccatgtcccctgcattagcaggcatattctcaaccactgcgccaccagggaagcccctaaaaaaaacttttttaaagaagtgaatgaaaaaatttttttgcatagTCAGAATCTTTCTGGTGACCTTTTTCCCTTATAATAAGTGACTTCCAAAAATTTGGATAAAGCAGAAAGAAGACATTAATAATCACCTGTAAATCTGTCTCACAAAGATAATCATTATCAACATTTTTGGGTATATATCCTTGTTTTTTTCTAGTGTTGTTTGTTCAGCTCCATCTCTTAGTATCATAAAAGATATTTGTGTTATTAAAATTAGAGATTAATGTATAGGTATATACAGTAACAACTTTttgataaatgttatttttattaagaataaCCCAAATATTGTACTAGAATCAATTGTTCAGGGAATTTGTTTGTATGGAAGGTGTAAGTTGATAATACAGTTCTTGTATTTAGTActagcagtttttttttccttactgttTTATGTAGGAACTTATTTTAGTTCTTTACTAAGAGCAAAATGACTTTATACAAAATAGATGTATACTGTTTTATGAGCTCACACAAAGTAATTATCATTggataaagttaaaaattttaatttctcaaatCACCTCTAAAAAAGCATTAGTTAATAATCTCATCCACCTGCAGGTGGCAATGTGTTGTGCTCTCCCAGTACATTCAAACCAGCAAAACCATTCATGTATTTAGattcaatttttttcctcttgatagAATAATTTTAACACTTGTGGTTTTTCACCTTTAGATTCAGTGTTTTTCCTAGGACTTTTCAGGGGAAAGAGAATTTTGGATTTATATTTTGGGATATCTGGAAAGTTTTAGAGGCTTTATGTGTATCAGCTCTGTCATATTTTTCCAGATTAGTAGTTTGCTTCTCCGTTCAGTGGACCACACCAGCATCCCCGAGTGGCTTTTGAACTGCTGCAGGAGCCTTTGTTGTACTGATATCTCCCAGTCAGCTCTCTTGTTCCTGTGTCAGGGGACACTCACCATGTTGGATTGGCAGGATGGGAGGATGGGCCCCAGTGGGGAGGCTCTGCTCTTGGATACTGTGCGTGTTCTGTTCACCTTGAGTTCACAGTAAGTTTtgtctcatatttttctttgcttgtcAGACATTTAAAAGATGGCAGCTGAGCTGGCTTACTTAGTAATTCAATGAAAAGTGATCAGGATAATCAAATTAGAAGGGAGATATGTGTAGGGAATGAAGTGGGTATGAAAGTAGAACAGGAGGAAAAGGGatgatgggagagagagagaggttactGGTGCAGGTTAACCTGTAGCGAACACTtgtcaaattaattttaacattcaGTCTCTAAtgcaagcattttaaaaaaaatataaacacttcTATACATATAATGCTTTAGAGTTTAGCTTTAGAGTTTATGAATAACTTCAGCATAGATGTAGTTCAGTGTGATCCTCACATGTCTGATAGATAGGATAGGAAATCTAATCTGTTGAATAGGTAAAGTGAAGCTTAGAAAAGTAAATGCTTACCTAATAGCATATTGCTTTTAAGCACCTAAGCCAGAAATGTAATGAGGTCTTCTGACTTCACTGGattgtattttgtgtttttttgatataagttgtgcatattttaaagtaatttaaaaattactcttcattgtttattttataacagtttattgagatataatttacataccatataattcactTATTTAAAGCATGTAGTTCAATTTTTTTAGTATGTAAATTTACAGGGCTGTGCAGCTATCACCACAGTcaactttagaatattttcattaccccagaaagaaaccccattcCCACTAATATTCTCTAGCCcctcagtatattttaaaacacctgTGAAAGATGCATCTCAGTCAAAATaatgaacatttccatcacctgcaAAAGTTTCCCTGTGTCCTTTTATGGATTAGTTTTTACGAAATGGAAAGATTCATATACAAATTTGAGATCTGTTTTGGATTTgtaattctttgttgtaaatGTAATAATTATCCaattttctgatcattctttatattttgtattgatatttttaaagtctgagtgattataaaatgaaattcCTTTTACTAGTCAGTATAAAATAATATGACTCATTTTTCTTCAGGATCAAGGAGTCAACTCTGGAAATGTTTCTGTCTAGAATTTTGGCATCTTGGACTAATACAGCTATACAAGTCCTTGTATCAAGTTCCCCAAACCTAAAAGACCATCTGAATGGGAATTCAGATGTGGTTAGGAGACTTTTGGAATATGTCTATACCCACTGGGAACATCCATTGGATGCTTTGAGACACCAAACCAAAATCATATTCAGAAATATTCTCCAAATGCACCAGCTTGCCCTGGAAGAGTCAGGTTCAGATTTGGCTGCTGATAGTTTCATTTTTCAACTGACTGAGAGTCTTCTGCGATTGGAATGGCATAGTAAAGGAAAGTACACAtgccttggttatttagtagattACATAGGAATTGAACATATTTTGGCATTAGCTAAAACTATTCCATCGCAAATCTTAGAGGTGATGGGGGACCAGTCCTTAGTGCCTTATGCAAGTGACCTCTTGGAAACCATGTTTAAAAATCATAAGAGTTGTTTGAAATCCCAGGCTGTTGACAGCACTTGGATTGACAAGTGGCATGAGACTTGGGTTTCTCCTCTCCTGTTTATACTGTGTGAGGGAAATCTGGATCAAAAATCTTACGTGATTGATTATTACTTGCCAAAATTATTGAATTGCAACCCTGAAAGCTTAAGCTACATGGTAAAGATCCTTCAGACTTCTGCTGATGCTAAAACTggtaagaaaatgaatttttttgttttagtaattTCTAGTTAGTATGCTTAAGTTTAGGTACCTAGGCAGATGTTGCCCATATGCAAATTTAAATATTACCATTTCTGTTAATAGTAAAGGAGGATATTAAAGATAGAAATTTTGGATTGAAACGAATGTTCCTGTACCTAGCTAAATAGAGTTTTTTGGCTGAAGTCATTTCTACAGGCTCAGGATTGATCCCAGTTATGATTATGAGATTTCCTTTATTACTaggttttaattcattttaccaAGTTTTTATTATTTGGTTGTCAGACTGGAGTAAACGTTTGTGTGTTTTATATAATTTGCTTATTCAAGTGATTGAAATAGTAATTAAATATTGTTTTAGGCAAGGTTAAAGACAGGTAAATTGGCAGTAGCAAGTATTTGTCTCTGGGAAAGAGATAAAAAATTTAGAAGCATGACCTCAGGAAACAGCTCTCCCTGGTCATTTAGAATAATAAGCATAAGCATCCCATTGAAACTCAGTAAGCTTGAAAGAATCACTGCATTGAAGCATAATTTagtaattaatatataaaacGATGATCCTGACTCCTCATGTAAGTCTTAAAATTATCATATTCTGTTTAACAAAGCAGGAATATGGTACCCTACACCACATTTTAAGAGTATTTCTaactaaaatttaagttaaaatctTTCAGTCCTTCAAAGAATAACCATGAGATAGCTGGAAAATTTGATTCCTGTACACAAAAATGagccttatttataatttttaacaataaTCGTCCTTGCATTTTTGAGAAGCCATCTAAAGCTGAGGATCCATGAATCTGTTCTGAAGCtaggctgtctttattttatttttttatttttttgtctttattttaaatcaacGTGTCctgtgagccagagctccctgtCCCCTTAGTAACAGCTGATGTCCTGGCCTCTGAAAGCATGAGGTTCTTTGTGATCCCCCTTTTATCTCCTTTGCTAAGAAGAAACAgtaactccaaaatatacagagaggTTCAGTGTTTGTTTTTAGAGAAATAATGGTCTTTAGCCACTGAAGTGTTTTTCCCATTATCAGCTGAAagtcattttagttatttttattgttttaaatatttcttcacttGACTTTTTCCTGATTGACTTGATGGTCTATTTTCTAACTGTCAAGGGAAAGGTAAAAATATCAGCCAaagattatgatttttttaagttaacaatAAGTGGATTATGCTTACTGAAATTATTGATTTAAGAACTATTAAATCcttttaaataatgattttataATAGAAACACTAATTCATGTTAGAATTTagcttaaaatatgatttttgtttcttgaaatgTTAATTGGAAACATgtgaattttgtagtttttaaatagCACAGTGgtggtctttgttactgtgtttTGAGCCAAGAGTAATCTTTTCCATCCTTAGGGTCTTATGACAGCAGAGGGGCTCTGGGTGCTTTGATGGCTTGTCTACGAACAGCTAGAGCTCATGGACATCTTCAATCTGCAACTGATGCCTGGAGGGACCTTGTGTCCAGTGCAAGAATAAAGCAAGGCTTAATTCATCAGCACTGCCAAGTAAGTAAACAAAATAACTGGGAATTCATACATGCAGTAGATccctgattcatttattcatttaacagtgTGATATAGAAGCCCCTACATTATGCTCAGCACTGTTTTAAGGGCTCCATAAGAAGGATGACTAGAAAGGGAAGAGTATAGACATTGCACTCAGGCTACTTAAAGTTTAGTTGAGAGAATAAGGAAACCTGCATAAGACAACTGGAAACTCTTAGAAGACAATTCAGATACAAGTGTACCTTTATGCATAAAGACTGGGGAAGCTTAGAAGAAGAGATTGATCTGAGTATAGATGGTGGTTGAGTAGGAAAGTGATAAATGTGATCTGAGGAGGGGAAGCACTGGCGCCTACTCAAAATGGAAGGACACAGTAAATAAGGGCTGAAGGGTGACTAAAGACATCGTTTGGCAGGAATGgagtattttgtccattttatggaaGCCTCCAGTGCTTGGTTGAAGACTTCAGATTTTATCCAGTTGGTAACTGGGAAGCAGAGCCACTCTGCCTTCAGCCAGGAAGTGGCATGAATGGAAACAGAGATGAGTTTCCAGAGTGGGAGCAAAAAGAAACCAGTGAGATGTTCAAGATAGTAATTGGAGAGTGAGATGATGTGGTCCTGGGGCAGAGTGGTcactgagaaaaaagaatgaagttgagcATTACTGTGGAATAAGAACCTCTAAGATTTTTGACTTTAATAAAATACCCAATTtacacatttaagaaaataattttataggaaATAACCACAGGAACTTTGCGATTATGGAACCTTTCTGAAGTACACATGGGTAAACTGAggttccccaccaccaccaccaccttcggTAGCCTATGTAAATAATTAAACCCATCGTGGTTTAGGCTTTGCTTATTTCAttgaaaaattaacattttattgctTGGTGTATTTTAGGTACGGATCGATACATTAGGCTTGCTTTGTGAAAGTAATAGAAGCACAGAAATTGTTTCCACAGAAGAAATGGAGTGCATTCAGTTCTTTATCACATACAATCTTAACAGTCAGTCTCCAGGAGTGCGGCAACAGATTTGTTCTCTTCTTAAAAAGGTGAAATTTCTCTTCAGAAAGTGTAGGAAAGTGGTGAACTTTGctctggaattatttttaaaaagagcccaGATCCAAGGAGAGTGTGGGAATAAGGGTCATGGGATTGGACTACCACAGCAATTCGTGGCTCTTCTGTGAACGCTTTGTTCTGTGATTCCATAAAGTTGTATTTGGAGTTAAAATCCAGAGTGAAAAGTCCTTTCACTTGGATGTAATAAATCATCCTTGAACTctttttttgaaaggaaaaaaaaaatctagcactGGAGTTTTCAGGGTATAAGGTATTTTAAGAAAACTTCAGTAAGAGGAGGAAGgatgtctttgtatttttatcGTTCCTGTAAGTGCCTCAAAGAAATGGTCATTATTGAATAATTCAGCTTGAATTAATCACCTGACACACTTCTGGGGTGAAGAGTTGGTAGAGAGTAGAAATGAGTATATCATCTTTAGGTTCATGCCCAGCTAAGGGAAATAGAACTGTGGCTTTATGACTGTGGATTCTGATTAGCAGtaatatttggtttttggtttttaaaatgtaaaggttAATTTTCTGTCAAAAAGAAACACTGTTTAAATATTGAGTTTAAAAACCAGTACTCCCCTTGCCTGAAGTTTTAGTCTAAAGAATTTAGAAAGTTCTTCCTTTGCCTTTCAAGCTGATGTTTAAGGTTAATGTGGCTCATgtatgcttcatttttcttctcctcGAAGTTGTTTTGTAGGATACAGGAAAGTTCTCAGGTACTTTATAAACTGGAACAAAGTAAATCCAAACATGAACCAGAGAATGAGTTAACCAGACAGCACCCTTCTGTATCTTTACAGCAATATAAGGTAGGTGATAGATTTCTAGATATACAGATTTTTAAGaaacctaaaacaattttgaataaaCATTAAAGAGAAGTAAATACTCTTGGTGAATAGTATTTCTGTGCTTTTTTCCTTCAAGCTGGGTTTTACATATTCCTTCTAGTGCTTTGGAACTTCTCTTAGGGTAGCCTGAGTTGCGGAACCAGTGCTGTACTTGAAGTCTATTATAGAATAACAttctgggtaaactggacagctacatgtaaaagaatgaaattagaacactccctaacaccatacacaaaaataaactcaaaatggattaaagacctaaatgtaaggccagacactgtcaaactcttagaggaaaacataggcagaacactctattacataaatcacagcaagatcctttttgacccacctcctttttgacccaccttcctagagaaatggaaataaaaataaaaataaacaaattggacctaatgaaacttaaaagcttttgcacagcaaaggataccataaacaagatgaaaagacaaccctcagaatgggagaaaatatttgccaatgaagcaactgacaaaggattaatctccaaaatttacaagcagctcatgcagctcaatatcaaaaaaacaaacaacccaatccaaaaatgggcagacaacctaaatagacatttctccaaagaagatatacagattgccaacaaacacatgaaaggatgctcaatatcactaatcattagagaaatgtaaataaaaactacaatgaggtatcccctcacaccagtcagaatggccatcgtcaaaaaatctacaaacaataagtgctggagaaggtgtggagaaaagagtaccctttggcactgttggtgggaatgtaaattgatacagccactatggagaacagtatggaggttcctttaacaaactaaaaatagaactaccatatgacccagcaatcccactactgggcatataccctgagaaaaccaaaattcaaaaagagtcatgtaccacaatgttcattgcagctctatttacagtagccaggacatggaagcaacctaagtatccatcgacagatgaatgggtaaagatgtggcacatatatacaatgaaatattagccataaaaagaaacgaaattgagtcatttgtagtgaggtggatggacctagagactgtcatacagagtgaagtaagtcagaaagagacaaaacaaataccatatgctaacacacatatatggaatctaaaaaaattaaaaattgttctgaagaacctagggactgGACAGAAGTAAAGActcatgtagagaatggacttgaggacacggggagggggaagggtaagctgtgacaaagtgagagagtggcatggacatatatacactatcaattgtaaaatagatagctagtgggaagcaaccacatagtacagggagatcagctttgtgctttgtgaccacctagaggggtgggatagggagggtgcgagggacaCACAAGAGcaaggagatatggtgatatatgtatatgtatagctgattcactttgttataaagcagaaactaacacactattgtaaagcaattatactccaataagatgttttaaaaaaaagaataacattaatGAGCTAACCTCGATGTTTTACAGCTTATGTGAACCAGATGaatttagtactttaaaaaagtaattggCAGCCCTGATTCCTCCACCCCTCCCCGTGGTAGATGACTGCTACATCTGAGCCTGTTTCGTCTAACATGACTTAACAGTGGCTTGATGTTTGTGACTCTTGGCCCATGGTCCAGTTACAGAGCTTCCTCTCTATCCTGTTTTGGAGTGAACTTGAAGAATAGGACTGGATTTCAGGGCACCAGGTTAATGTCATGGATGGATCCCCAGATATAGCAGCTCCAGTCTGGGCCAGGGCTCAGCTTGACAACCTTCAATTTCTGTCCCATCAGAACAGAATGAGCTTTTCACTGGTTTCTTACTCCAAATCTTTCCTCTCAGAAGCAGATGCTTATTTTCTCCTAAGACCCAGATAGAGGACAGAGctcatctattttatttcatttagggAAACAAGTATAATAAATGATATATTGGAACCATGCTATACTTACTACCTACTAAAGGTTAAAAACCATTTAAAGAAGAGCATTCCTATACAAAGGCTGAAATCAGCTTCATCTTCGTAAAATCTCAACAACAAAAGATGAAAGTCACAACCTAAACTTGAAGGAAATGATTAGTAACAATTCTGCCAGTGACTACTTGGCTTACTTTCATGAGTCTACTTAGCTGTAAGTGGGATGAGTAACCTCTCTGAAAAGGTTGgttttgaggattaaacaagaaaTGTTCTTTGCAAACTCTAAATCACTCTAAAAAGCCTTCCTGGGCATCATTAAAAGTAACTAGAGTATATATAGTGCaatttactgtgtgtgtgtaacagTTATATTTtagccctttttattttttttaatttattatttatttatttatttatttttgtggtacgtgggcctctcactgttgtggcctctcccgttgcggagcacaggctccggacgctcaggctcagtggccatggctcacgggcccagccgcttcgcggcatgtgggatcttcccggactggggcacgaacccgtgtcccctgcatcggcaggcggattctcaaccactgcgccaccagggaagcccttagcccTTTTTAGATCATTGTTAGATGATCTCAGAAACACTTTGCTTCTTTTTGCAGGGGATAAAATGACATTTGTGAAATCTCAATTAGGTACTTAGAAACACAAAACTGATTTTGTGGTTTGACATTCTGAATTTTCATGTATGCAtggtttcttcattttgcttatgaatatatattttttgaaaactagTCCTTTAGAGTCTTGATCTGAGTCAGTCTCATAGTTCTGATATTTTCTCCCACCTGTAGGCTCTTGTGGCTTTTGGAGGTTGCAACTTCGGAACTGTTGTATCATCGTCATTAGAATAGTGGGTGTCATGTGCGGTGTGTGGTGGCCTCAGTGCCAGTCAACAGACTGAGTGCTGGGAGAAGAGAAGGTTATGAGTGGGAAAAGGTGTCTTCTAGTCTAGTGAAGGAGGTTATTTCATACCTAAATAATAGCTAGAGTACTTAAAAATATGTTAGCTAGAGTACTTGCAAGTATAAAATGCTTTATACCCGTGTTCTCCTTTAATCTTTAATGATGAAACTGTGGGATAGGCATTATTATCCTCACTTAACAAGTAAGATAAGTGAAGCTTGGAAAAGTTGAATGAGCAAACTATCCAAGGGTCCTCAGCCAGGAAGTGGTAGAGCCTGACTACAATCCAGATCTGCTCTGGACAACCAAATCGGAATAGTTTCTTCCCTAGTACCAGCTTGAGGGAAGGCTTGGAGGTAAGAGAGTACAGGGAAAATTTGGAGGATGGTGAATTCACTAGTATTAATGACATATAGGATACTTGAGGgacagagcattttttttttttggctatgccccacagtatgtgggatcttagttccccgaccagggatcaaacccatgccccttgcattggaagcagagtccttttttttaactatttgtgttttttaaaaaaaatatttatttatttatttggctgtgtcgggtcttagttgcggcatgcaggatctttcgttgcagtgcgcaggctctttgttgcagtgtgcagggttctctctcattgtggtatgtgggctctagagtacatggtctctagttgtggcacttgggctctagagcactcgggctcagttgttgcagcacgtgagtttcacggcatgtgggatcttagttccccaatgagggatcgaacttgtgtcccctgcattggaagacagattcttaaccactggaccaccagggaagtccccggacaGAGGAATTGAATAATGGTAAATGAGTTAGAAAATCAGTTTGGGGATGGGTAGCAGAGAGTTTTGAAGGCTAGGCCATGGTATCTGGAATCCTCACCAAGGGCCATTAAAAGGGACTAGAGCATATATTGAGCCCTTACTATGTGTGTAGTACAGTGTGTTCAGTACATAAATGTCTAAATTGTGGTTCCTGCCTCCATTGTGGTTACAGTCTGGTTGAGGAAAAGAACAACTTTATCTGAAAATACAATTGACACTGCAGTTAGGATAAGATAAATCCTAAAGGATGAACTTGTTGCCATTTAATGTGAATACTATACTACTCATTTATAATTAACACTAGTTTAACTAAGATATTTTCAATAACTACCCTATTCCTTTGAAACCCAATAGAATTAATAAACTAGTATACTCTTATTTAGGGCTTGTAAGGGCCTACAGGATAAATCCCCAGGATTTTATGTCCTTGACCAAGGAAATGAATGCAGGAATCCTATGTAAAGACGGTTGGGACTAGGGCTGCTTATATGCTGCTTAGTTACAAATATATGTTGTCAGGGCATAGCAGTGTATGAGAggcttgagaatcacagctttTCCTTATATGTTTTTCCTTTGGTCTTAtggagaaattattattattatttttaattagaggAAGAAAACTTTATCCTGGATAAACTATTTCCCACATtgcttttttttattgagttttactaaacgttttcatttctaatcattTGTATAAACAGAAAGGTAGAATAGGAGTCTCAGAGGGGCACATAGAAGACAGTGGAATAGCTGTGGAATTTCCCATTATTCATTTCCTCtgtccgggggcttccctggtggtccagtggttaagaatctgtcttccaatgcaggggacacgagttcgatccctcactggggaactaagatcccacatgccgtggaactcTCAGTGGAATCTTTGTCATGAAATATGTCATTATAGCCAGAtatcaagtatttattaaatgtatcAAGTAGTATATATTGGATATGTCTTTggtcattttaaaacttaaaaaaaaagtatatatacctTTGATGCCTGAATGCTTCTGGTGAAGAAAATCAATATTCATACAACTTTAACACAAGTCAGGGCAGAATAGATCATGTTTTCaccagaaaaatgttttttctggTCTGGACTACATTTagaattgtactttttttttttttacttaaatcaggtataattgacataatagtttcaggtgtacaacacagtggtTAGACATTTGTATATATTGGGACATGATTACCACATTAAGTCTGGTTAACATTTTTTACCATACAAAGTtagaaaaaggtttttttcttagcaactttcaaatatacaatgtagtagtattaactatagtcactctactgtacattacatcccatggcctatttattttattttatacctggaagtttgtatcttttgactctATTCACCCATTTTTCCAAATCCTCCCCAACccgacccctggcaaccaccagtctgttctctgtatttatgaggttggtttttgtttttgtttttaattttgtaattctATATAAAAGAGAGATCATTaagtctttgtctttttctgtctgatttatttatctgtttatccaTCCTTGGACACttatttgtttctatatcttgactgttgtaaataatgctgcagtgaacatgggggcacacatatctttttaaattagtgttttcattttcttccgtacttcttttttttttttttttttttttttttttttttttgcggtatgcgggcctctcactgttgtggcctctcccgttgcggagcacaggctccggacgcgcaggcctagcggccatggctcacgggcttagttgctccgcggcatgtgggatcttcccggaccagggcacgaacccgtgtctcctgcatcggcaggcggattctcaaccactgcgccaccagggaagcccttccgtACTTCTTGTTGACTCTACAGAGATAGGGTTCACTGAAGTCATGAGCTCATGGTCAAGGGTGCCAATCTAAATTGTCAAGCAAAGAGAACAActagtattgttttaaaaaatcttttctctctaaattagaaaaaaattcactCTTCAGAGTAATAGTAGTGATACTTTCAAGATAACCTATTGTGAGTTAGCTCAATTATActtactgtaatttttttcttttagaatttcatGTCATCCATTTGCAACAGTCTTTTTGAAGCATTATTTCCTGGCTCTTCCTACCCAACTAGATTTTCAGCTTTAACCATTTTAGGCTCAATAGCTGAAGTTTTTCCTGTGCCAGAAGGTAAGTTTTCAATCATGTTTGGGGAAAGTATTTGTTTTCTTGAAAAACAtactttttcaatattttgttttacttgaaGTTTCAGGTTTGTTGTCTTTTGTTTAGATTCTTATCGGAGGTGTTAGTCTCATTATATAATTCTTATTTGGACATAATTCAATTTGCCAGTTAGGGGCATAAGGGAGAAAAACTTTTCAGTGATTGTTATTTGCTGACCCGAAACTAGAGTTTTCATGGATTATGCTTATTATGAGATGAGTTGCTGCCCTCACTCCCCTAATTTGTATGTTGCTATGTTAGGATAGTGCCCAATCTGttctttaagtttaaaaaattaaaataataatagtttctcTTATGTATA
This DNA window, taken from Kogia breviceps isolate mKogBre1 chromosome 11, mKogBre1 haplotype 1, whole genome shotgun sequence, encodes the following:
- the THADA gene encoding tRNA (32-2'-O)-methyltransferase regulator THADA isoform X4; this encodes MGVKKKKETQVTSLTVCHQDLETLRSLADVEGKNLASLLLHCVQLTDGVSQIHYVKQIVPLLEKTNRNGKCDPTIRSCLDILAGIYLSLNLKNPLKKVLASSLNDLPEFFLTEATQSFTSRLQEELNTTTDLYSYRKVIDNISSCMENFDLGRSSVNNLLENVLHYLQKSLIEISEENRKLAGNHIVQTQLMNDLLVGIRVSVMLIQKVQGFQRLHLKSSPTWQSMCGLLSIFTKFLSDDDLLQTIKSTSGLAVILFIKTMFHPPGKIPDLISSLLLRSVDHTSIPEWLLNCCRSLCCTDISQSALLFLCQGTLTMLDWQDGRMGPSGEALLLDTVRVLFTLSSQIKESTLEMFLSRILASWTNTAIQVLVSSSPNLKDHLNGNSDVVRRLLEYVYTHWEHPLDALRHQTKIIFRNILQMHQLALEESGSDLAADSFIFQLTESLLRLEWHSKGKYTCLGYLVDYIGIEHILALAKTIPSQILEVMGDQSLVPYASDLLETMFKNHKSCLKSQAVDSTWIDKWHETWVSPLLFILCEGNLDQKSYVIDYYLPKLLNCNPESLSYMVKILQTSADAKTGSYDSRGALGALMACLRTARAHGHLQSATDAWRDLVSSARIKQGLIHQHCQVRIDTLGLLCESNRSTEIVSTEEMECIQFFITYNLNSQSPGVRQQICSLLKKLFCRIQESSQVLYKLEQSKSKHEPENELTRQHPSVSLQQYKNFMSSICNSLFEALFPGSSYPTRFSALTILGSIAEVFPVPEGRVQTVYQLSHDIDVGRFQTLMECLTGTFEEVKILAFDLLMKLPKTFVQFQGSEKLQGLFQAALELSTSTKPYDCVTASYLLNFLIWQNALPSSLSTYLKTQRVACGDGDKSAALVESNTLIVIKCLLENLEEEVSRAENSLLQAAASFPMYGRVHCITGALRKLALKGHGFEPGPGRSHMLQSN